A single Mustela lutreola isolate mMusLut2 chromosome X, mMusLut2.pri, whole genome shotgun sequence DNA region contains:
- the ZMAT1 gene encoding zinc finger matrin-type protein 1 isoform X7, whose protein sequence is MRTYVCHICNITFTSLEMFRSHMQGSEHQIKESIVTNPVKNSKTRDSSQDECADYIQVQKARGLESKTCFRKMERGSLETRGYREVVDSRSRHRMFEQRLPCESFRTYPGSYNISQTGENQLPHCSPAHSKKTYDSFQDELEDYIKVQKARGLDPKICFRKKRENSVETRRYREVDSGPRQRMFEPRFSLETSHTYQQPYNISPVESQLHHRLPARSKRTYDSFQDELEDYIKVQKARGLEPKTCFRKISDSSTETRKYKEMVDSKHRMFEQKLPLEASQTYTGSYSISQAVENQLPHCLPTNDSKQRVDSMTSCQPIRDYFSEKPVPLSLSQQENNSGPYSVESEVYKHLSSENSTSDHQAGHKRRHQKRRRHLEEGEERPEKEQSKHKRKKSCGDTDLDKDKSIRQRKRESDKVSVSSGKLKHRKKKKSHGVPTEKEERKHKKEKKKSVEEKTEEEMLWDESILGF, encoded by the exons ATGAGAACCTACGTTTGTCATATTTGTAATATCACCTTTACATCTTTAGAAATGTTCCGGTCCCATATGCAAGGAAGCGAACACCAAAttaa agaaTCCATTGTTACCAATCCAGTGAAGAATTCGAAGACACGAGACTCTTCCCAAGATGAATGTGCAGATTACATCCAAGTGCAGAAAGCCAGAGGACTGGAATCCAAGACTTGTTTCAGAAAGATGGAAAGGGGTTCTTTGGAAACCCGTGGGTACAGGGAAGTAGTTGATTCCAGATCCAGACATAGAATGTTTGAACAAAGACTCCCATGTGAGTCTTTCCGCACATACCCAGGATCATATAATATTTCACAAACAGGAGAAAACCAGTTACCTCATTGTTCACCAGCTCATTCAAAGAAGACCTATGACTCTTTCCAAGATGAACTAGAAGATTACATCAAAGTGCAGAAAGCCAGAGGACTAGATCCAAAgatttgtttcagaaaaaaaagagagaactctgTGGAAACCCGTAGGTACAGAGAAGTTGATTCTGGACCCAGACAAAGAATGTTTGAGCCAAGATTTTCACTTGAGACTTCTCATACCTACCAACAGCCATATAATATTTCACCAGTAGAAAGCCAGTTACATCACCGGTTACCAGCTCGTTCAAAGAGGACTTACGATTCTTTCCAAGATGAACTTGAAGATTACATCAAAGTGCAGAAAGCCAGAGGATTAGAGCCAAAGACTTGTTTTAGAAAGATTAGTGATAGCTCTACAGAAACCCGTAAGTACAAAGAAATGGTTGATTCCAAACATAGAATGTTTGAGCAAAAACTCCCATTGGAGGCTTCCCAGACCTATACAGGGTCATACAGTATTTCACAAGCAGTAGAAAACCAGTTACCTCATTGCTTGCCAACTAATGACAGCAAACAAAGAGTAGACTCTATGACCTCTTGTCAGCCCATCAGAGACTATTTCTCAGAAAAACCAGTACCCCTTAGCCTTAGTCAGCAAGAAAATAACTCTGGCCCATACAGTGTAGAATCTGAAGTTTACAAGCACCTCTCTTCAGAAAACAGTACCAGTGACCATCAAGCAGGTCATAAACGGAGACATCAGAAGAGAAGAAGGCACCTGGAGGAAGGCGAAGAAAGGCCAGAGAAAGAGCAGTCCaagcataaaaggaaaaagagttgtGGGGATACTGATCTAGACAAGGACAAGAGCATCcgacaaaggaaaagagagagtgatAAAGTCAGTGTCAGTTCAGGAAAGCTTAAacatcggaaaaaaaaaaaaagccatggtgTACCTACTGAGAAAGAAGAACGTAagcacaagaaagagaaaaagaaatctgttgaagaaaagacagaagaggaaatgcTTTGGGATGAATCTATTCTTGGATTTTga
- the ZMAT1 gene encoding zinc finger matrin-type protein 1 isoform X4, with protein MIWNEQEKTELYTDNFCNVCGVVLQFESQRISHYESEKHAQNVRFYFQMHGEQNEVPGKKMKMDVRNFQVHRSEVVDRNKFCDLCNMIFSSPIVAQSHYVGKVHAKKLKQLMEEHDQASPSGFQPEMAGVPLTTSAESTFLKPLAVKPPPAFSMRTYVCHICNITFTSLEMFRSHMQGSEHQIKESIVTNPVKNSKTRDSSQDECADYIQVQKARGLESKTCFRKMERGSLETRGYREVVDSRSRHRMFEQRLPCESFRTYPGSYNISQTGENQLPHCSPAHSKKTYDSFQDELEDYIKVQKARGLDPKICFRKKRENSVETRRYREVDSGPRQRMFEPRFSLETSHTYQQPYNISPVESQLHHRLPARSKRTYDSFQDELEDYIKVQKARGLEPKTCFRKISDSSTETRKYKEMVDSKHRMFEQKLPLEASQTYTGSYSISQAVENQLPHCLPTNDSKQRVDSMTSCQPIRDYFSEKPVPLSLSQQENNSGPYSVESEVYKHLSSENSTSDHQAGHKRRHQKRRRHLEEGEERPEKEQSKHKRKKSCGDTDLDKDKSIRQRKRESDKVSVSSGKLKHRKKKKSHGVPTEKEERKHKKEKKKSVEEKTEEEMLWDESILGF; from the exons ATGATTTGGAATGAACAGGAAAAGACTGAACTTTATACAGATAACTTTTGTAATGTATGTGGAGTGGTGCTACAGTTTGAATCACAAAGGATTTCACATTATGAG AGTGAAAAACATGCTCAAAATGttaggttttattttcaaatgcatgGGGAACAAAATGAAGTGCCTGGTAAGAAAATGAAGATGGATGTTAGGAATTTTCAG GTCCATAGAAGTGAAGTAGTGGACAGAAATAAATTTTGTGATCTCTGCAACATGATATTTAGCTCCCCAATTGTTGCTCAGTCTCACTATGTAGGAAAAGTCCATGCTAAAAAATTGAAGCAATTAATGGAGGAGCATGATCAGGCATCTCCATCAGGATTTCAGCCAGAGATGG CAGGTGTGCCTCTTACTACTTCTGCAGAATCAACTTTTCTGAAGCCCCTTGCTGTCAAGCCTCCTCCAG CATTTAGTATGAGAACCTACGTTTGTCATATTTGTAATATCACCTTTACATCTTTAGAAATGTTCCGGTCCCATATGCAAGGAAGCGAACACCAAAttaa agaaTCCATTGTTACCAATCCAGTGAAGAATTCGAAGACACGAGACTCTTCCCAAGATGAATGTGCAGATTACATCCAAGTGCAGAAAGCCAGAGGACTGGAATCCAAGACTTGTTTCAGAAAGATGGAAAGGGGTTCTTTGGAAACCCGTGGGTACAGGGAAGTAGTTGATTCCAGATCCAGACATAGAATGTTTGAACAAAGACTCCCATGTGAGTCTTTCCGCACATACCCAGGATCATATAATATTTCACAAACAGGAGAAAACCAGTTACCTCATTGTTCACCAGCTCATTCAAAGAAGACCTATGACTCTTTCCAAGATGAACTAGAAGATTACATCAAAGTGCAGAAAGCCAGAGGACTAGATCCAAAgatttgtttcagaaaaaaaagagagaactctgTGGAAACCCGTAGGTACAGAGAAGTTGATTCTGGACCCAGACAAAGAATGTTTGAGCCAAGATTTTCACTTGAGACTTCTCATACCTACCAACAGCCATATAATATTTCACCAGTAGAAAGCCAGTTACATCACCGGTTACCAGCTCGTTCAAAGAGGACTTACGATTCTTTCCAAGATGAACTTGAAGATTACATCAAAGTGCAGAAAGCCAGAGGATTAGAGCCAAAGACTTGTTTTAGAAAGATTAGTGATAGCTCTACAGAAACCCGTAAGTACAAAGAAATGGTTGATTCCAAACATAGAATGTTTGAGCAAAAACTCCCATTGGAGGCTTCCCAGACCTATACAGGGTCATACAGTATTTCACAAGCAGTAGAAAACCAGTTACCTCATTGCTTGCCAACTAATGACAGCAAACAAAGAGTAGACTCTATGACCTCTTGTCAGCCCATCAGAGACTATTTCTCAGAAAAACCAGTACCCCTTAGCCTTAGTCAGCAAGAAAATAACTCTGGCCCATACAGTGTAGAATCTGAAGTTTACAAGCACCTCTCTTCAGAAAACAGTACCAGTGACCATCAAGCAGGTCATAAACGGAGACATCAGAAGAGAAGAAGGCACCTGGAGGAAGGCGAAGAAAGGCCAGAGAAAGAGCAGTCCaagcataaaaggaaaaagagttgtGGGGATACTGATCTAGACAAGGACAAGAGCATCcgacaaaggaaaagagagagtgatAAAGTCAGTGTCAGTTCAGGAAAGCTTAAacatcggaaaaaaaaaaaaagccatggtgTACCTACTGAGAAAGAAGAACGTAagcacaagaaagagaaaaagaaatctgttgaagaaaagacagaagaggaaatgcTTTGGGATGAATCTATTCTTGGATTTTga
- the ZMAT1 gene encoding zinc finger matrin-type protein 1 isoform X5, with protein sequence MIWNEQEKTELYTDNFCNVCGVVLQFESQRISHYEVHRSEVVDRNKFCDLCNMIFSSPIVAQSHYVGKVHAKKLKQLMEEHDQASPSGFQPEMAGVPLTTSAESTFLKPLAVKPPPAFSMRTYVCHICNITFTSLEMFRSHMQGSEHQIKESIVTNPVKNSKTRDSSQDECADYIQVQKARGLESKTCFRKMERGSLETRGYREVVDSRSRHRMFEQRLPCESFRTYPGSYNISQTGENQLPHCSPAHSKKTYDSFQDELEDYIKVQKARGLDPKICFRKKRENSVETRRYREVDSGPRQRMFEPRFSLETSHTYQQPYNISPVESQLHHRLPARSKRTYDSFQDELEDYIKVQKARGLEPKTCFRKISDSSTETRKYKEMVDSKHRMFEQKLPLEASQTYTGSYSISQAVENQLPHCLPTNDSKQRVDSMTSCQPIRDYFSEKPVPLSLSQQENNSGPYSVESEVYKHLSSENSTSDHQAGHKRRHQKRRRHLEEGEERPEKEQSKHKRKKSCGDTDLDKDKSIRQRKRESDKVSVSSGKLKHRKKKKSHGVPTEKEERKHKKEKKKSVEEKTEEEMLWDESILGF encoded by the exons ATGATTTGGAATGAACAGGAAAAGACTGAACTTTATACAGATAACTTTTGTAATGTATGTGGAGTGGTGCTACAGTTTGAATCACAAAGGATTTCACATTATGAG GTCCATAGAAGTGAAGTAGTGGACAGAAATAAATTTTGTGATCTCTGCAACATGATATTTAGCTCCCCAATTGTTGCTCAGTCTCACTATGTAGGAAAAGTCCATGCTAAAAAATTGAAGCAATTAATGGAGGAGCATGATCAGGCATCTCCATCAGGATTTCAGCCAGAGATGG CAGGTGTGCCTCTTACTACTTCTGCAGAATCAACTTTTCTGAAGCCCCTTGCTGTCAAGCCTCCTCCAG CATTTAGTATGAGAACCTACGTTTGTCATATTTGTAATATCACCTTTACATCTTTAGAAATGTTCCGGTCCCATATGCAAGGAAGCGAACACCAAAttaa agaaTCCATTGTTACCAATCCAGTGAAGAATTCGAAGACACGAGACTCTTCCCAAGATGAATGTGCAGATTACATCCAAGTGCAGAAAGCCAGAGGACTGGAATCCAAGACTTGTTTCAGAAAGATGGAAAGGGGTTCTTTGGAAACCCGTGGGTACAGGGAAGTAGTTGATTCCAGATCCAGACATAGAATGTTTGAACAAAGACTCCCATGTGAGTCTTTCCGCACATACCCAGGATCATATAATATTTCACAAACAGGAGAAAACCAGTTACCTCATTGTTCACCAGCTCATTCAAAGAAGACCTATGACTCTTTCCAAGATGAACTAGAAGATTACATCAAAGTGCAGAAAGCCAGAGGACTAGATCCAAAgatttgtttcagaaaaaaaagagagaactctgTGGAAACCCGTAGGTACAGAGAAGTTGATTCTGGACCCAGACAAAGAATGTTTGAGCCAAGATTTTCACTTGAGACTTCTCATACCTACCAACAGCCATATAATATTTCACCAGTAGAAAGCCAGTTACATCACCGGTTACCAGCTCGTTCAAAGAGGACTTACGATTCTTTCCAAGATGAACTTGAAGATTACATCAAAGTGCAGAAAGCCAGAGGATTAGAGCCAAAGACTTGTTTTAGAAAGATTAGTGATAGCTCTACAGAAACCCGTAAGTACAAAGAAATGGTTGATTCCAAACATAGAATGTTTGAGCAAAAACTCCCATTGGAGGCTTCCCAGACCTATACAGGGTCATACAGTATTTCACAAGCAGTAGAAAACCAGTTACCTCATTGCTTGCCAACTAATGACAGCAAACAAAGAGTAGACTCTATGACCTCTTGTCAGCCCATCAGAGACTATTTCTCAGAAAAACCAGTACCCCTTAGCCTTAGTCAGCAAGAAAATAACTCTGGCCCATACAGTGTAGAATCTGAAGTTTACAAGCACCTCTCTTCAGAAAACAGTACCAGTGACCATCAAGCAGGTCATAAACGGAGACATCAGAAGAGAAGAAGGCACCTGGAGGAAGGCGAAGAAAGGCCAGAGAAAGAGCAGTCCaagcataaaaggaaaaagagttgtGGGGATACTGATCTAGACAAGGACAAGAGCATCcgacaaaggaaaagagagagtgatAAAGTCAGTGTCAGTTCAGGAAAGCTTAAacatcggaaaaaaaaaaaaagccatggtgTACCTACTGAGAAAGAAGAACGTAagcacaagaaagagaaaaagaaatctgttgaagaaaagacagaagaggaaatgcTTTGGGATGAATCTATTCTTGGATTTTga
- the ZMAT1 gene encoding zinc finger matrin-type protein 1 isoform X6, whose protein sequence is MPSSSSSALDLNNPNKYCKLCPASFNSPLMAQQHYVGKKHKRNEARKKFVDNIREKPLPAKSDANAFSMRTYVCHICNITFTSLEMFRSHMQGSEHQIKESIVTNPVKNSKTRDSSQDECADYIQVQKARGLESKTCFRKMERGSLETRGYREVVDSRSRHRMFEQRLPCESFRTYPGSYNISQTGENQLPHCSPAHSKKTYDSFQDELEDYIKVQKARGLDPKICFRKKRENSVETRRYREVDSGPRQRMFEPRFSLETSHTYQQPYNISPVESQLHHRLPARSKRTYDSFQDELEDYIKVQKARGLEPKTCFRKISDSSTETRKYKEMVDSKHRMFEQKLPLEASQTYTGSYSISQAVENQLPHCLPTNDSKQRVDSMTSCQPIRDYFSEKPVPLSLSQQENNSGPYSVESEVYKHLSSENSTSDHQAGHKRRHQKRRRHLEEGEERPEKEQSKHKRKKSCGDTDLDKDKSIRQRKRESDKVSVSSGKLKHRKKKKSHGVPTEKEERKHKKEKKKSVEEKTEEEMLWDESILGF, encoded by the exons ATGCCTTCCTCTTCCAGCAGTGCTTTGGATTTGAATAATCCAAACAAGTATTGCAAGCTCTGTCCTGCTTCCTTTAATAGTCCATTAATGGCCCAACAGCATTATGTtgggaaaaaacacaaaagaaatgaagCTAGAAAGAAGTTTGTAGACAACATAAGAGAGAAACCTCTTCCAGCAAAATCAGATGCAAATG CATTTAGTATGAGAACCTACGTTTGTCATATTTGTAATATCACCTTTACATCTTTAGAAATGTTCCGGTCCCATATGCAAGGAAGCGAACACCAAAttaa agaaTCCATTGTTACCAATCCAGTGAAGAATTCGAAGACACGAGACTCTTCCCAAGATGAATGTGCAGATTACATCCAAGTGCAGAAAGCCAGAGGACTGGAATCCAAGACTTGTTTCAGAAAGATGGAAAGGGGTTCTTTGGAAACCCGTGGGTACAGGGAAGTAGTTGATTCCAGATCCAGACATAGAATGTTTGAACAAAGACTCCCATGTGAGTCTTTCCGCACATACCCAGGATCATATAATATTTCACAAACAGGAGAAAACCAGTTACCTCATTGTTCACCAGCTCATTCAAAGAAGACCTATGACTCTTTCCAAGATGAACTAGAAGATTACATCAAAGTGCAGAAAGCCAGAGGACTAGATCCAAAgatttgtttcagaaaaaaaagagagaactctgTGGAAACCCGTAGGTACAGAGAAGTTGATTCTGGACCCAGACAAAGAATGTTTGAGCCAAGATTTTCACTTGAGACTTCTCATACCTACCAACAGCCATATAATATTTCACCAGTAGAAAGCCAGTTACATCACCGGTTACCAGCTCGTTCAAAGAGGACTTACGATTCTTTCCAAGATGAACTTGAAGATTACATCAAAGTGCAGAAAGCCAGAGGATTAGAGCCAAAGACTTGTTTTAGAAAGATTAGTGATAGCTCTACAGAAACCCGTAAGTACAAAGAAATGGTTGATTCCAAACATAGAATGTTTGAGCAAAAACTCCCATTGGAGGCTTCCCAGACCTATACAGGGTCATACAGTATTTCACAAGCAGTAGAAAACCAGTTACCTCATTGCTTGCCAACTAATGACAGCAAACAAAGAGTAGACTCTATGACCTCTTGTCAGCCCATCAGAGACTATTTCTCAGAAAAACCAGTACCCCTTAGCCTTAGTCAGCAAGAAAATAACTCTGGCCCATACAGTGTAGAATCTGAAGTTTACAAGCACCTCTCTTCAGAAAACAGTACCAGTGACCATCAAGCAGGTCATAAACGGAGACATCAGAAGAGAAGAAGGCACCTGGAGGAAGGCGAAGAAAGGCCAGAGAAAGAGCAGTCCaagcataaaaggaaaaagagttgtGGGGATACTGATCTAGACAAGGACAAGAGCATCcgacaaaggaaaagagagagtgatAAAGTCAGTGTCAGTTCAGGAAAGCTTAAacatcggaaaaaaaaaaaaagccatggtgTACCTACTGAGAAAGAAGAACGTAagcacaagaaagagaaaaagaaatctgttgaagaaaagacagaagaggaaatgcTTTGGGATGAATCTATTCTTGGATTTTga